GCTGCAGACGCTCATCGAGGAGAAGCTGGAGTCCGGTGAGGAGATCGACACTGAGGCCACCTTCGGCGAGACCGATGAGGACGACGACGAAGGCAGCGTCATCGACCTCATGGAGGCCCTGAAGAAGTCAGTCGACGAACGCCGCAGGACCCGCGACGACGGCAGGAAGCCTGCTAAGAAGCGGGCGTAGGGGAGGAAGCCCCGGCCCTGGAGCGGACTGGCTCGTTGAGCGGGAGCTGCGCTGTTCCGCGGCCGCTGCGCAGCAGGGTCTGGATTCGCCTCCGCATGGCTCCATAGACTGGGGGCGGAACACGATACGAGGCAAGAGCCCAGAGCAGAGTGGAGCAATGATGAACGCAGTCGTCGAACATGTGCTGGCAGCACCATCCCGCTACGTGCAGGGCAAGAATGTCCTCCAGAAGCTGGGCGCTCACCTGGAGGCTCTCGGCTCCGCACCGCTGCTGGTGGCAGACGATGTCGTCTGGGACATCGTGGAGGACACCCTCAGGGGCGGCTTCGAGGAGGCCGGCCTTCCCGTGACCCGCGTAGGCTTCGGCAGCTTTGCGACGGCAGAGGCCGTCGACGCCCTGGTGGAGAAGATCCGTGCCGGAGAGCACGACATCATCGCCGGAGTCGGCGGAGGCTCCACCATCGACGCTGTGAAAGCGGCAGGGCACCTCGCCGGAATCAGCTGGGCCAGTGTGCCCACGGCAGCCTCCTCGGACGCTCCCACTTCGGCCCTCTCCGTGATCTACACGGAGGAGGGCGAATTCGTCGAGTACCGCTTCTTCCCCAAGAACCCTGACCTGGTCCTCGTCGACACTGCTCTGGTCGCCGAGGCGCCGGAGCGTTTCCTCGTGGGCGGCATCGGAGACGCGTTGGCCACGTGGGTGGAGGCGCGTGCCGTGGCGAAGACCCGCACCAGCACGATGGTGGGCGATGCACCGACCCACACCGGAACAGCCCTGGCAGAACTGTCGTGGAAGCTCCTCTGGGAGAACGCGCTGGAAGCACTCGACTCCGTCCGCTCCAAGAGGGTCACGCCTGCGCTCGAAGCGGTGGTGGAGGCCAATACCCTGCTCTCCGGGCTCGGATTCGAATCCGGCGGGCTGGGTGCCGCCCACGCCATTCACAACGGGATGACTGCTGCTCCTCAGACGCACGGGCTGACCCACGGGGAGAAGGTCAACCTCGGCACCACTGCCCAGCTGGTCATGGAGGGCGCACCCTCTCAGGAGATCGAGGACTTCATCGTCTTCACCACCAAGGTGGGGCTGCCGAACTCGCTCGCCGAGATCGGCCTGACCGCCGAGGACACAGCTGAGATCGAAGCCATCGCGGAGGCCGCCACTGCCGAGGGCGAGACCATCCACAACATGCCCTTCAGCGTCACCGCCGACCTGGTGGCCGACGCGATGATCGCGGTGGAGACCATCTCTCGGCGGGTGCGGAAGGAGCATGGGCTGCCAGAGCCTGAGCTGTACAGAGCCCCGCACTGAGCGGAGCGCCTTCCCCGTCCTAAGGGCACACGGTTCCTCAGGGCACATGCCGCAGGCCGAGGCTCAGCTGCTGAGGAAGCCCTTCAGCACCCCGGTGAAGATCTGGGGCTGCTCGGCGTGGACCCAGTGGCCGGCGTTCTTGATGGTGAACAGGCGAGTGCGCGGGAACAGGCTGCGCATGATCTCGCTGTGCTCGTCGCTTTTCACGTAGTCGGACTTCGCGCCAGCAATCCACAGCACCGGGCCGTCGTATTCGGCGTTCACTTCCGGGAAGTCTGCGATCACCGGCAGAGAGCGGCGCAGCAGCTCCAGGTTCGGCTTCCACGCCAGGCCCTCGCTCGTGCTCGCCAGGCTCTGCAGCAGGAAACCGCGGACCATGTCCTCCGGGATCGGCTCCTTCAGCGCCTCATCCGCCTCCTTGCGGGAGCTGGTCTGTGCCAGATCCAAGCCCAGCAGCGCATCCAGCAGATGCTCGAACTCGCCCATCGCCGGACGCCGCACCGGAGAGATGTCCACCACAGCCAGCCGTGACACCAGGTCCGGGTGCCGCAGGGTCAGGACCATCGCGGTCTTGCCGCCCATGGAATGCCCCACCAGGCTCACCGGCCCCTCAGCAGCCGCGCCGGCACGAAGGTGCTCGGCAATGAGGTCCGCCTGCTCGACGTAGTCGAACTCCTCGGTCCAGTCGGAGCCGCCGTGGTTCGGCAGGTCCACCAGCACTGAGCGGAACTCAGGCTGCAGGCCCTTCGCGATGGTGGAGAAGTTCTTGCCCTGACCGAACAGGCCAGGCAGGAAGACCACCACGTCGCCGTCGTCGCCCACCGTCTGGGCGTTCAGGGAGAACGTCATGCTCTACAGGGTGATCTCGCCCTTGGGGGTCTGGAAGGTCACGCTCATGATCCCGGGGGTGCCGGAGGGCGCGACCCACTCCACCTCCACGTCATCGAACGGGTCCGCCTCCGGAGAGCCCAGCCAGTCCGCCACCCGGTCCGGAGACCCGGCGATGGACAGCCGGACCAGCCGAGCCTCGGGGGAGAGGTCGTCCTTCTCATAGGCTCGGGAGGGATGCAGGTGATCGGTGCCGTCATCCCAGCGCAGCAGGTAGGGGACCTGCGGGTCAGCGATCAGGCCCTTGATGCCGATCTGCTCCCAGGTCAGCTCCTGGCCGTCAGGGAACTTGCGGTTGCCAGGCACCGCCTTGCGGCCCAGCCGCTCCTCGAAGGGCTCCAG
The sequence above is drawn from the Nesterenkonia populi genome and encodes:
- a CDS encoding glycerol dehydrogenase, yielding MMNAVVEHVLAAPSRYVQGKNVLQKLGAHLEALGSAPLLVADDVVWDIVEDTLRGGFEEAGLPVTRVGFGSFATAEAVDALVEKIRAGEHDIIAGVGGGSTIDAVKAAGHLAGISWASVPTAASSDAPTSALSVIYTEEGEFVEYRFFPKNPDLVLVDTALVAEAPERFLVGGIGDALATWVEARAVAKTRTSTMVGDAPTHTGTALAELSWKLLWENALEALDSVRSKRVTPALEAVVEANTLLSGLGFESGGLGAAHAIHNGMTAAPQTHGLTHGEKVNLGTTAQLVMEGAPSQEIEDFIVFTTKVGLPNSLAEIGLTAEDTAEIEAIAEAATAEGETIHNMPFSVTADLVADAMIAVETISRRVRKEHGLPEPELYRAPH
- a CDS encoding alpha/beta fold hydrolase, translated to MTFSLNAQTVGDDGDVVVFLPGLFGQGKNFSTIAKGLQPEFRSVLVDLPNHGGSDWTEEFDYVEQADLIAEHLRAGAAAEGPVSLVGHSMGGKTAMVLTLRHPDLVSRLAVVDISPVRRPAMGEFEHLLDALLGLDLAQTSSRKEADEALKEPIPEDMVRGFLLQSLASTSEGLAWKPNLELLRRSLPVIADFPEVNAEYDGPVLWIAGAKSDYVKSDEHSEIMRSLFPRTRLFTIKNAGHWVHAEQPQIFTGVLKGFLSS
- a CDS encoding VOC family protein, which translates into the protein MRLDHVSYAVGPDGMDATLAAITDALGVERVKGGIHPRFGTTNAIIPLENRQYFEIVQVLDHPSADKAPFGQAVRNRSQVGGGWMGWCVAVEDLEPFEERLGRKAVPGNRKFPDGQELTWEQIGIKGLIADPQVPYLLRWDDGTDHLHPSRAYEKDDLSPEARLVRLSIAGSPDRVADWLGSPEADPFDDVEVEWVAPSGTPGIMSVTFQTPKGEITL